Proteins encoded together in one Candidatus Palauibacter australiensis window:
- a CDS encoding sodium/solute symporter (Members of the Solute:Sodium Symporter (SSS), TC 2.A.21 as described in tcdb.org, catalyze solute:Na+ symport. Known solutes for members of the family include sugars, amino acids, nucleosides, inositols, vitamins, urea or anions, depending on the system.), giving the protein MSDIFFVVLGVYVAIIMGIAIWSYFRTETEVDFLAAGRSIGPIVGGAALAATQISAGTFVGTAGRHYLAGVSWVFPWLGLWTGWLVCAFFVAPKLRRLGALTVPDYISARYGSAKAGALAGVLIVVAYTIYLVAQFQAGGEIAEVVFGIRPLTAMLIIVASTALYTLLGGVRSSSYIDFLQTLIMVAALIVAVPVLLNQVGGGSPLAAVERSLDFLDTLDDRLIGWYYSPRELLAFAIAFGLSIAAAPYELTRFYSMRDERTVRKAIFVAIGFQVVIATSIMSIGMLMRVLFPNLPSQDQATATMALHVLPPVVGALLLVAMLSAIMSTVNSILLVTGAGVAHDLYGKFIRPDASQKHLVNANRVAIVVLAIIPLFFALQKLGDVQGIVLEQAKFIASFFFVPIVIGLNWRRGTAKGAVASMIGGFLACLVWTLWFQEHYFPLYGIDSVELGVGASLILFIMVSLMTKPNPGQTLEPFFGDK; this is encoded by the coding sequence ATGAGCGACATCTTCTTCGTCGTACTCGGCGTCTACGTGGCCATTATCATGGGCATCGCGATCTGGAGCTACTTCCGGACCGAGACCGAAGTCGACTTCCTCGCCGCCGGCCGCTCGATCGGCCCCATCGTCGGCGGGGCGGCCCTCGCCGCGACGCAGATCTCGGCCGGCACCTTCGTCGGCACCGCCGGCCGCCACTACCTGGCCGGCGTCTCGTGGGTCTTCCCGTGGCTCGGCCTCTGGACGGGTTGGCTCGTGTGCGCCTTCTTCGTCGCCCCGAAACTGCGGCGGCTCGGCGCGCTCACCGTCCCCGACTACATCTCGGCCCGCTACGGGAGCGCGAAGGCGGGAGCGCTCGCGGGCGTCCTCATCGTCGTCGCCTACACCATCTACCTCGTAGCACAGTTCCAGGCGGGCGGCGAGATCGCGGAGGTCGTGTTCGGGATCCGCCCGCTCACGGCGATGCTCATCATCGTCGCCTCGACCGCGCTCTACACGCTCCTCGGCGGCGTCCGGTCGAGTTCCTACATCGATTTCCTGCAGACGCTGATCATGGTCGCGGCGCTGATCGTGGCGGTCCCGGTGCTCCTCAACCAGGTCGGCGGCGGCAGCCCCCTCGCGGCGGTCGAGCGGTCGCTCGATTTCCTCGACACGCTCGACGACCGTCTCATCGGCTGGTACTACTCGCCGCGCGAACTCCTCGCCTTCGCGATCGCGTTCGGACTCTCGATCGCGGCGGCGCCGTACGAACTCACCCGCTTCTACTCGATGCGGGACGAGCGCACGGTGCGGAAGGCGATCTTCGTGGCGATCGGCTTCCAGGTCGTCATCGCCACCAGCATCATGTCGATCGGCATGCTCATGCGGGTGCTCTTCCCGAACCTGCCCTCACAGGACCAGGCCACCGCCACCATGGCGCTGCACGTGCTGCCTCCCGTGGTCGGCGCGCTGCTGCTCGTCGCCATGCTGTCGGCGATCATGTCGACTGTGAACTCGATCCTCCTCGTCACCGGCGCGGGCGTCGCCCACGACCTGTACGGGAAGTTCATCCGGCCCGACGCGAGCCAGAAACACCTCGTGAACGCGAACCGGGTGGCGATCGTTGTCCTCGCCATCATCCCGCTCTTCTTCGCGCTCCAGAAGCTGGGGGATGTCCAGGGCATCGTGCTCGAGCAGGCGAAGTTCATCGCCTCCTTCTTCTTCGTCCCCATCGTGATCGGCCTCAACTGGCGGCGAGGGACGGCGAAGGGCGCGGTCGCCTCCATGATCGGGGGCTTCCTCGCCTGTCTTGTGTGGACGCTCTGGTTCCAGGAACACTACTTCCCCCTGTACGGGATCGACTCCGTCGAACTGGGTGTCGGCGCGAGCCTCATCCTCTTCATCATGGTTTCGCTGATGACGAAACCGAATCCCGGCCAGACGCTGGAGCCGTTCTTCGGAGACAAGTGA
- a CDS encoding M28 family peptidase, which produces MNHTMPAGLATDPDALESDLLRAVSFDAGWSLLERFSTLVRESGSDDEHVAAEYIAAELSRLGVPFEMYEPDLYLSLPRESSVEWGGRSMRAKPPSFAVPTPEGGLEGELVYVPAAAATGQRDLFARRLGDDLPDVAGKIVLSDGFAMPGMVSAFEAAGAAGQIFINPGQNIHWGICTSIWGTPTTRNLASKPGTPVVAVNRPDGERLKEAVGESVRLEVRLEEGWYPCKLPVAHIAGASEEFMLVHGHYDSWDVGIGDNAVGDATLLELARIFHAEAGRLQRSLRIAWWPAHSTGRYGGSTWYADTRALELRRRCVGAINIDSPGCWHATEYDDVMWMAEAGPLCARAIADVTGKTAKRLRPLRAGDYAFNQIGLTSFYMLLSNIPADERAALGFYPTGGCGGNIAWHTEDDVMAVAERENLERDLGVYVASIARVLNSRILPYDFRETVSELAGFVDGYVEAAGDLLDLGPVRAELEALGAALDDLYAMLERSGLDAAGTGAVNELLLELSRILVPIGYAEGGPFDHDPALPRTPIPRLARAAELPGLAEAGSDVLPFLVNEVRREANHVANGFHEAARATGRVLAQLTASAPAG; this is translated from the coding sequence TTGAACCACACGATGCCGGCGGGGCTCGCCACGGACCCTGACGCACTCGAATCCGACCTCCTGCGGGCCGTCTCCTTCGACGCGGGGTGGTCCCTCCTCGAACGCTTCTCGACCCTCGTGCGAGAGTCCGGGAGCGATGACGAGCACGTCGCGGCCGAGTACATCGCCGCCGAACTGAGCCGGTTGGGCGTGCCGTTCGAGATGTACGAGCCCGACCTTTACCTCTCCCTTCCCCGCGAGTCCTCGGTGGAGTGGGGCGGCAGGTCGATGCGGGCCAAGCCGCCGTCCTTCGCGGTGCCGACGCCGGAGGGCGGACTCGAAGGGGAACTCGTCTACGTTCCGGCCGCGGCCGCGACGGGGCAGCGGGACCTGTTCGCCAGGCGGCTCGGCGACGACCTGCCAGACGTGGCCGGCAAGATCGTGCTCAGCGACGGTTTCGCGATGCCGGGCATGGTCTCCGCCTTCGAGGCGGCGGGGGCGGCGGGGCAGATCTTCATCAATCCCGGACAGAACATCCACTGGGGGATCTGCACGTCGATCTGGGGCACGCCGACGACCCGGAACCTCGCCTCAAAACCCGGCACGCCCGTGGTCGCGGTCAACCGTCCCGACGGAGAGCGGCTGAAGGAGGCCGTGGGCGAATCGGTCCGGCTGGAGGTTCGGCTGGAGGAGGGCTGGTACCCGTGCAAGCTGCCCGTGGCGCACATCGCCGGCGCTTCGGAGGAGTTCATGCTGGTGCACGGGCACTACGACTCGTGGGACGTCGGGATCGGCGACAACGCGGTCGGCGATGCGACGCTGCTGGAACTCGCCCGGATCTTCCACGCGGAGGCGGGGCGGCTGCAGCGCTCGCTGCGCATCGCCTGGTGGCCGGCGCACTCGACCGGGCGCTACGGCGGCTCCACCTGGTATGCCGACACGCGCGCGCTGGAGCTCCGCCGTCGCTGCGTGGGCGCGATCAACATCGACTCGCCGGGCTGCTGGCACGCGACGGAGTACGACGATGTGATGTGGATGGCCGAGGCGGGGCCGCTGTGTGCGCGCGCGATCGCCGACGTCACGGGAAAGACCGCGAAGCGGCTGCGCCCGCTGCGGGCCGGTGACTATGCCTTCAATCAGATCGGGCTGACGTCCTTCTACATGCTGCTCTCGAACATCCCGGCGGACGAACGCGCGGCGCTCGGCTTCTATCCCACGGGCGGCTGCGGCGGCAACATCGCGTGGCACACCGAAGACGACGTCATGGCCGTCGCCGAGCGGGAGAACCTTGAGCGCGACCTGGGCGTCTACGTCGCTTCGATCGCGCGCGTGCTCAACTCGCGCATCCTGCCGTACGACTTCCGCGAAACCGTCTCGGAACTGGCAGGGTTCGTGGACGGGTACGTGGAGGCCGCTGGCGACCTGCTCGACCTCGGTCCGGTCCGCGCCGAACTCGAAGCGCTGGGAGCGGCGCTGGACGACCTCTACGCCATGCTCGAAAGGAGCGGGCTGGACGCTGCCGGGACGGGCGCCGTGAACGAGTTGTTGCTCGAGTTGTCCCGCATCCTGGTGCCGATCGGCTACGCGGAGGGAGGGCCGTTCGACCACGATCCGGCGTTGCCCCGGACGCCGATCCCTCGGCTGGCCCGGGCGGCCGAGTTGCCGGGCCTCGCGGAGGCCGGCTCCGACGTGCTGCCCTTCCTGGTGAACGAAGTGCGTCGCGAGGCGAACCACGTGGCGAACGGGTTCCACGAGGCGGCGCGGGCGACGGGACGCGTGCTGGCGCAGTTGACGGCTTCGGCGCCGGCGGGCTGA
- a CDS encoding 6-bladed beta-propeller, whose product MRPRCLTVLFFGVAGCGVASGDGPPRSAGLDSPDFSIEPRVETVYTVGVIEGEAWETFGSVSSLAFDGDGTLFILDADAGHIVVVDTAGRHVRTISNEGEGPGELGRPQGLAVFSDGRIGVMDFAKVGLQLFARDGTFLEGVRFATEAGIPGIPFHAMPDHSVVTAEVFRRSSKEDGSGAGRPVVRFRPDGSGALFHAAWQGPPPDDTRLEDVESGGIFMQLRPIQAFPPPLELGVFRDGRVAIVDSVGYRIKIVGPEGEEGEQVTTLERPVAPVRVTERVRDAERTRRLTLLDSEGGALQDVLTEGIAMMAIRPPSGASGPPDPAAMEAALRGTYRRQIERLVFPEEMPVIERIAVDWSGRIWVQRAALPGESGPTDVLTADGRYLGTHAPGGLRIPAAFGPDGLLAYIETDQLGIQRVRVIRLAGDQLLETPGTE is encoded by the coding sequence ATGCGTCCGCGGTGCCTGACCGTGCTTTTCTTCGGCGTCGCGGGTTGCGGCGTCGCATCCGGCGATGGCCCGCCTCGCTCCGCCGGCCTCGACAGTCCCGATTTCTCGATCGAGCCACGAGTCGAGACGGTCTACACCGTGGGCGTCATCGAGGGTGAAGCGTGGGAGACCTTCGGGAGCGTCTCCAGTCTGGCGTTCGACGGGGACGGGACCCTCTTCATCCTCGATGCTGACGCTGGCCACATCGTCGTGGTCGACACCGCGGGCCGACACGTGCGGACGATCTCGAACGAGGGCGAGGGCCCCGGCGAGCTGGGCCGGCCCCAAGGGTTGGCGGTGTTCTCCGACGGGCGCATCGGCGTCATGGACTTCGCGAAGGTCGGGCTTCAGCTGTTCGCCCGCGACGGCACGTTCCTGGAAGGGGTCCGGTTCGCGACCGAGGCGGGGATCCCGGGGATTCCGTTTCATGCGATGCCCGACCACAGTGTTGTGACGGCGGAGGTCTTTCGTCGCTCCTCGAAGGAGGATGGATCCGGCGCAGGCCGGCCCGTCGTTCGCTTCCGTCCCGACGGGAGTGGCGCGTTGTTCCACGCGGCGTGGCAGGGCCCTCCGCCCGACGACACGCGACTGGAAGACGTGGAGTCCGGCGGAATCTTCATGCAACTGCGCCCGATCCAGGCCTTCCCGCCGCCGCTGGAACTGGGTGTATTCAGGGATGGCCGGGTCGCCATCGTCGACTCGGTCGGCTACCGGATCAAGATCGTCGGCCCGGAGGGAGAGGAAGGGGAGCAAGTCACGACGCTGGAGCGCCCGGTGGCTCCCGTCCGGGTAACGGAACGGGTCCGCGACGCCGAACGTACACGGCGACTGACGCTGCTGGACTCCGAAGGTGGGGCGCTGCAGGACGTGCTCACGGAGGGCATTGCGATGATGGCCATCCGCCCACCGAGCGGGGCTTCCGGTCCCCCCGATCCGGCCGCCATGGAAGCGGCCCTGCGGGGAACCTACCGGCGGCAGATCGAACGCCTGGTCTTCCCCGAGGAGATGCCGGTCATCGAAAGGATCGCCGTGGATTGGAGCGGCCGGATCTGGGTCCAGCGCGCGGCGCTGCCGGGCGAGAGCGGTCCCACGGATGTCCTCACCGCGGACGGCCGGTACCTGGGAACGCATGCCCCCGGCGGGCTGCGCATCCCGGCCGCCTTCGGGCCGGACGGACTGCTGGCGTACATCGAGACCGATCAACTCGGCATCCAGCGCGTCCGCGTCATCCGCCTCGCCGGAGATCAGCTGCTGGAGACTCCCGGCACGGAATGA
- a CDS encoding cyclase family protein, giving the protein MSDVLNRLVEALNAGTVRVVDLTIPLGPDTVVIDLPPMFAPSKGATIEEISRYDDDGPAWYWNNLTLGEHTGTHFDAPIHWVTGKDVPNGTTDTIPPRKFVGPACVIDVEAEVDADPDFLLSPGGLEAWEAEHGRVPEGAWVFLRTGWSRREGKEAFLNVSEDGPHSPGFHQETSALLAHDRGVLGVGVETVGTDAGQAGGFDPPFPNHGIMHGAGRFGLASLCNLDRLPPTGAVAIAAPLKIVDGSGSPLRVIALAPA; this is encoded by the coding sequence ATGTCGGACGTACTGAACCGCCTCGTGGAGGCGTTGAACGCGGGTACGGTCCGGGTGGTGGATCTCACGATCCCTCTCGGGCCCGATACCGTCGTCATCGACCTCCCTCCGATGTTCGCGCCGTCGAAGGGGGCGACGATCGAGGAGATCTCGAGGTATGACGACGACGGGCCGGCCTGGTACTGGAACAACCTGACGCTCGGCGAGCACACCGGGACGCACTTCGACGCCCCGATCCACTGGGTGACGGGGAAGGATGTGCCCAACGGGACGACGGACACGATCCCGCCGCGGAAGTTCGTCGGCCCGGCGTGTGTCATCGACGTGGAGGCGGAGGTCGATGCGGATCCCGACTTCCTGCTCTCGCCCGGCGGACTCGAGGCGTGGGAGGCCGAGCACGGGCGCGTGCCCGAGGGCGCCTGGGTCTTTCTGCGCACCGGGTGGAGCCGGAGGGAAGGGAAGGAGGCGTTTCTCAACGTGTCGGAAGACGGCCCGCACTCGCCGGGCTTTCACCAGGAGACTTCGGCCCTGCTGGCGCATGACCGCGGGGTGCTCGGGGTCGGAGTGGAGACGGTCGGCACCGATGCGGGCCAGGCCGGAGGATTCGATCCGCCGTTCCCGAACCACGGGATCATGCACGGGGCGGGGAGGTTCGGCCTCGCGAGCCTGTGCAACCTCGACCGGTTGCCCCCGACGGGCGCCGTGGCGATTGCCGCCCCCCTGAAGATCGTGGACGGGAGCGGGAGCCCGCTGCGCGTGATCGCGCTGGCCCCGGCGTAG
- a CDS encoding BsuPI-related putative proteinase inhibitor, with translation MSPAVRAVAAVVLLPALAAFAYAAVSADGPADERSADDGAGRELRLSLSASEEAPTAATPVVLELTGTNDGQATLILDFPDGQRFDFEVISEDGDVVWRWAEGRFFAQVLGRETLEPGASLHWTGRIGAGLPAGVYRVLATLTTVEPRTVEATLTVLPRS, from the coding sequence ATGAGCCCGGCGGTGCGCGCGGTGGCTGCGGTCGTCCTGCTGCCCGCGCTGGCGGCTTTTGCGTACGCTGCCGTGTCAGCGGACGGACCCGCGGATGAGCGATCCGCCGACGACGGCGCGGGCCGGGAGTTGCGACTGTCTCTCTCGGCGAGCGAAGAGGCGCCGACCGCCGCCACGCCCGTCGTCCTCGAGCTGACCGGCACGAACGACGGTCAGGCCACGCTCATCCTCGACTTCCCCGACGGCCAGCGCTTCGACTTCGAGGTGATCTCGGAGGATGGGGACGTCGTCTGGCGGTGGGCGGAGGGCCGATTCTTCGCCCAGGTGCTGGGGCGCGAGACGCTGGAGCCCGGCGCCTCGCTGCACTGGACCGGGAGAATCGGGGCCGGGCTGCCGGCCGGCGTCTACCGCGTCCTTGCCACACTCACCACGGTGGAGCCTCGAACCGTCGAGGCCACACTCACCGTCCTTCCACGGAGCTAG
- a CDS encoding 6-bladed beta-propeller — MRRSHSHTVHAAFVSVVLSAAACGGDGASAARGLDSPDVTISPATDTLYAVGVLDGAEWEMFGRVADVAFAADGTLFILDSDAGHVVVIDPAGAFVRTISNKGEGPGELSFPTSLIVFGDGRIGVRDVRNRGIALFDREGEFLEDVRIDPEGATPSGRLRAMPDHSLIAPARRVSFSPEGIMDRDEGRPITRFRLDGSTDLFHEAWAPPPRESRTDEAEAGNIRIQMEAGEAFPLPLALGVLSDGRVAVADSVGYSVKLLDAAGGFVSTLERPVPPVAVTPAIEAAERERRLASLESGGGGGGGGIMTLSITAAAGLRGGGNPMDSEAMQEAMRRMREDQIRDLMFPEEMPVITNLAVDWSDRIWVQRSALPGETGTIDILSADGRYFGSLPTDGLRIPRAFGPGGLLAYVERDDLDIQRVLVVRLMTDEQLEGAR; from the coding sequence ATGCGCCGCTCGCACAGCCATACCGTCCATGCCGCATTCGTTTCCGTCGTCCTGTCAGCCGCAGCCTGCGGTGGAGACGGGGCATCCGCCGCCCGTGGGCTCGACAGTCCCGACGTCACGATCTCGCCCGCGACGGACACGCTCTACGCCGTCGGCGTGCTGGACGGGGCCGAGTGGGAGATGTTCGGCCGCGTCGCGGATGTCGCGTTCGCTGCGGATGGCACTCTCTTCATCCTCGACAGCGACGCCGGACACGTGGTCGTGATCGACCCCGCGGGAGCGTTCGTCCGCACCATCTCCAACAAGGGAGAAGGACCCGGCGAACTCAGCTTCCCAACCAGCCTCATCGTGTTTGGCGACGGACGGATCGGTGTGCGCGACGTCAGAAACCGGGGCATCGCGCTCTTCGACCGCGAGGGAGAGTTCCTCGAGGACGTCCGGATCGATCCGGAGGGAGCCACGCCGTCGGGGCGACTCCGCGCCATGCCGGATCACAGCCTCATCGCACCGGCCCGCCGGGTCAGCTTCTCGCCGGAAGGGATCATGGACCGTGACGAGGGCCGTCCGATCACGCGCTTCCGGCTCGACGGGAGCACCGATCTGTTCCATGAGGCCTGGGCGCCCCCGCCGCGCGAAAGCCGAACCGACGAAGCGGAGGCGGGGAACATCCGGATACAGATGGAGGCCGGAGAGGCCTTTCCGCTGCCGCTCGCGCTGGGCGTGCTCAGTGACGGCCGCGTCGCGGTCGCCGACTCGGTCGGCTACAGCGTCAAGCTGCTCGATGCGGCTGGGGGCTTCGTGTCGACCCTTGAGCGCCCGGTGCCGCCGGTGGCGGTGACGCCCGCGATCGAGGCGGCCGAGCGTGAACGCCGTCTCGCGAGCCTCGAGTCCGGTGGAGGCGGCGGAGGCGGTGGCATCATGACGTTGAGCATCACCGCGGCGGCTGGCTTGCGCGGCGGTGGGAACCCGATGGACTCCGAGGCGATGCAGGAGGCCATGCGGAGGATGCGCGAGGACCAGATCCGGGACCTGATGTTCCCGGAGGAGATGCCGGTGATCACGAATCTGGCCGTGGACTGGAGCGACCGCATCTGGGTGCAGCGCTCCGCCCTCCCCGGCGAGACCGGTACGATCGACATTCTGAGCGCCGACGGGCGGTACTTCGGCTCGCTCCCCACGGACGGCCTGAGAATCCCCAGAGCCTTCGGTCCGGGCGGCCTGCTCGCCTACGTGGAGCGCGACGACCTCGACATCCAGCGGGTCCTGGTCGTCCGGCTCATGACCGACGAACAACTGGAGGGCGCGCGATGA
- a CDS encoding DUF1295 domain-containing protein, whose translation MFDINLIAHPLAGTPFGTALDLCLILAAVCLVVAIPTRDYSWVDRLWSLCPPVYCLIVAAGLDFASPRVNLMTLLVVLWSARLTFNGLRRGIFRPGHEDYRWVAVREKLGPVRFQLLNLTFISFGQMLLIWWFTSPVHQAAVWSETPLGWLDLLTAALFLVLFVGEATADEQMWRFQQDKKRRIAAGEEVAQPFMTSGLFRYCRHPNFFCELGMWWVFYLFAVSASGQWLHWTGLGFILLTALIIPSMRLTETISASKYPAYRDYQATTPALIPRPVSKA comes from the coding sequence ATGTTTGACATCAACCTCATCGCGCACCCGCTGGCGGGTACGCCGTTCGGCACGGCGCTCGACCTGTGCCTGATACTGGCCGCCGTGTGCCTGGTCGTCGCTATCCCGACGCGCGACTACTCGTGGGTGGACCGGCTCTGGAGCCTGTGTCCGCCCGTCTACTGCCTGATCGTGGCAGCCGGGCTGGACTTCGCCTCGCCGCGCGTCAACCTGATGACCCTGCTCGTCGTGCTCTGGTCGGCGCGGCTGACCTTCAATGGCCTGCGCAGGGGAATATTCCGGCCGGGACACGAGGACTACCGCTGGGTCGCGGTCCGGGAGAAGCTCGGGCCGGTCCGGTTTCAGCTTCTCAACCTCACGTTCATCAGCTTCGGGCAGATGCTGCTCATCTGGTGGTTCACCTCTCCGGTGCACCAGGCCGCGGTGTGGAGCGAGACGCCGCTCGGCTGGCTGGATCTCCTGACCGCCGCGCTCTTCCTCGTGCTCTTCGTCGGCGAGGCCACGGCCGACGAGCAGATGTGGCGCTTCCAGCAGGACAAGAAGCGGCGCATCGCGGCAGGGGAAGAGGTCGCGCAACCATTCATGACCTCAGGTCTGTTCCGCTATTGTCGTCACCCCAACTTTTTCTGCGAGTTGGGCATGTGGTGGGTGTTCTACCTGTTCGCCGTCTCGGCTTCCGGCCAGTGGCTCCACTGGACGGGTCTCGGCTTCATCCTGCTCACGGCGCTGATCATTCCGTCCATGCGCCTCACCGAGACTATCTCCGCGTCGAAGTACCCCGCCTATCGCGACTACCAGGCCACCACCCCGGCGCTCATCCCCCGACCTGTGTCCAAGGCTTGA
- a CDS encoding amidohydrolase family protein has protein sequence MDDNMLSPTPRRHAARALPAFLVAAGLLGAAAAARPASAQSYDLIIRGGTLVDGSGNPARAGDVAVEGGRIAAVGDLGAATATRAIDATGLHIFPGFIDTHSHAMPALLRDELRTAQPLLAQGITTIFANPDGGGTVDLADQRARIRDPGVGVNVGAFVPHGSVRRAVLGMQAREATAEELDRMRTIVREGMDGGAFGLSSGLYYSPGSYAPTGEVVELAKIAAEYGGVYQSHIRDESDYSIGLTGAVDEVIEISRGSGITGVVTHVKALGPRVWGQSADVVRRIEAARAEGLAIYADQYPYEASGTSIVGALVPRWALAGEAGNLYELMENPAERPRLVAEMWENLDRRGGANRLMLQGGPDGGRTLQDVADDRGIDAIETALALLVEALDGGGGTGLTSFNMNDDDIARFMTQPWMMTSSDGSLWVPGEGHPHPRGFGAFPRRIRKYVLEEGVTTLEQAIHAMTALPARVYGIEGRGVLEPGAVADVIVVDLERFRDTAEYDDPHGLAEGVEYSLVNGTLAIDESRFTDALAGEAIVKAR, from the coding sequence ATGGACGACAACATGCTTTCCCCAACCCCGCGCCGCCACGCCGCGCGGGCGCTCCCGGCTTTCCTCGTCGCGGCGGGGCTGCTTGGCGCGGCGGCCGCCGCCCGGCCGGCTTCGGCGCAGAGCTACGATCTGATCATCCGGGGCGGCACCCTCGTCGACGGTTCCGGGAATCCGGCCCGGGCGGGGGATGTTGCGGTCGAGGGCGGGCGGATTGCGGCCGTGGGCGACCTCGGCGCGGCGACGGCCACCCGGGCGATCGACGCGACCGGGCTCCACATCTTCCCCGGCTTCATCGACACGCACTCCCACGCCATGCCGGCGCTGCTGCGCGACGAACTCCGCACCGCGCAACCACTCCTCGCGCAGGGGATCACGACGATCTTCGCGAACCCCGATGGCGGCGGCACGGTCGACCTCGCCGACCAGCGCGCGCGGATCCGGGATCCCGGCGTCGGAGTCAACGTGGGCGCCTTCGTCCCGCACGGAAGCGTGAGGCGCGCCGTGCTGGGGATGCAGGCCCGCGAGGCGACGGCGGAGGAACTCGACCGCATGCGGACGATCGTCCGGGAGGGCATGGACGGGGGCGCCTTCGGGCTCTCCTCCGGCCTCTACTACTCGCCGGGCTCATACGCCCCGACCGGCGAAGTCGTCGAACTCGCGAAGATCGCCGCCGAGTACGGGGGCGTGTACCAGAGCCACATCCGCGACGAGTCGGACTATTCGATCGGTCTCACCGGCGCCGTGGACGAGGTGATCGAGATCTCGCGCGGCTCCGGCATCACGGGGGTCGTCACGCACGTCAAGGCGCTCGGGCCCCGGGTGTGGGGTCAGTCCGCCGACGTGGTGCGCCGCATCGAGGCGGCACGGGCGGAGGGGCTGGCGATCTACGCGGACCAGTACCCCTACGAGGCCTCGGGGACGAGCATCGTGGGCGCGCTCGTCCCGCGCTGGGCCCTCGCCGGCGAGGCCGGCAACCTGTACGAGCTAATGGAGAACCCCGCCGAGCGCCCCCGGCTCGTGGCGGAGATGTGGGAGAACCTCGACCGCCGGGGCGGCGCCAACCGGCTCATGCTGCAGGGCGGCCCCGATGGCGGCCGCACCCTGCAGGATGTGGCGGACGATCGCGGGATCGACGCGATCGAGACGGCGCTCGCCCTCCTCGTGGAGGCGCTTGACGGAGGCGGCGGCACCGGGCTCACGTCGTTCAACATGAACGACGACGACATCGCGCGCTTCATGACGCAGCCCTGGATGATGACGTCCTCCGACGGCTCGCTCTGGGTGCCCGGCGAGGGCCATCCGCACCCGCGCGGCTTCGGCGCCTTCCCGCGGCGGATCCGCAAGTACGTGCTGGAAGAGGGCGTCACCACGCTGGAACAGGCGATTCACGCCATGACGGCGCTCCCGGCCCGCGTGTACGGAATCGAAGGCCGCGGCGTGCTCGAACCCGGCGCGGTCGCCGATGTGATCGTCGTGGACCTTGAGCGGTTCCGCGACACCGCCGAGTACGACGACCCGCACGGTCTCGCCGAGGGGGTCGAGTACTCCCTCGTCAACGGTACGCTCGCGATCGACGAGAGCCGCTTCACGGACGCGCTCGCCGGTGAAGCGATCGTCAAGGCACGATAA
- a CDS encoding DoxX family protein, whose protein sequence is MADNGTAGKAVSVASILLALLFLLNGGMKIAGMMVDQFAVWGYPAWFQYLIGVVEALAGVGFLRRPTRFLAAVIVIPIMAGAIYTLVRAGTAPQAAVPTVALLLALFVAKKSR, encoded by the coding sequence GTGGCGGATAACGGAACTGCTGGCAAGGCCGTCAGCGTGGCGTCGATTCTGCTCGCGCTGCTCTTCCTTCTGAACGGCGGGATGAAGATCGCCGGGATGATGGTCGACCAGTTTGCGGTGTGGGGTTATCCGGCGTGGTTCCAGTACCTGATCGGCGTCGTGGAGGCGCTGGCGGGGGTCGGATTCCTGAGGCGTCCGACGCGGTTCCTGGCGGCGGTCATCGTGATCCCGATCATGGCGGGCGCGATCTACACACTCGTGAGGGCGGGGACGGCGCCGCAGGCCGCGGTTCCGACCGTGGCGCTGCTGCTCGCGCTCTTCGTGGCGAAGAAGTCGCGCTAG